The following are encoded in a window of Thunnus albacares chromosome 17, fThuAlb1.1, whole genome shotgun sequence genomic DNA:
- the LOC122966132 gene encoding uncharacterized protein LOC122966132: MAAPREELQEALCQYTTDTLICIDTVRGFCEKIPKWMLERETELNMIMDIKIRADKIDLSFDHVKQSKNKDKAFLEYMKSKMTFMTADSRRKELEQKLAAVLKDTLGGLEKLDCFLDAVERLAVTSLHVFNEENWVLHLPQEISRDTVQVGIIAAWLVCPLLLQFKRDAKAFFLPKLQNVEVLEYQLDKYIQTTQEICDKLDKSSFSEFCQRMNMETVVDLDLSEDDIQRMLRHINQLNEIRMDQHFRMVFLFEEESCGHFISEFDERQPRMLQFLNDLEESAVKLDRMNKGSKISSVAGSSVGAVGGILTIVGAALSPVTAGASLALSVTGVSLGVTCGVGSIVTTVTEIGVNCTYQKKASEDFKSFMKDVQSLQDCLGEVSRQTVTNMEASQIYMAIGVGKVLCKVGVVGKNIDSLADAASAVKMLKSEELIAGAGKVVAQEGKALRNMPRVASDIPDIGQAAVKGPFALTKSARAGFIALNALFIGMDIFFICKDSISLAKGNETEVSQFIRARAALWSSEMDSWKKTRDSLCQGLLTSEKKRAILETPFEPEMEIKKDKETEMEFPSDEVDEKLKEKQSCVIQ; encoded by the exons AGAGGAACTACAGGAGGCCTTGTGCCAGTACACCACAGATACCCTTATCTGCATTGACACAGTGAGAGGCTTCTGTGAGAAGATCCCTAAATGGATGCttgagagggagacagagttAAACATGATTATGGACATTAAAATCAGAGCTGACAAAATCGACTTGAGCTTCGACCATGTTAAACAGTCAAAGAACAAAGACAAGGCTTTTCTGGAATACATGAAGAGCAAGATGACCTTCATGACTGCAGACAGCAGGCGTAAAGAGCTGGAGCAGAAGCTGGCTGCTGTGCTGAAGGACACTCTGGGAGGCCTGGAGAAGCTCGACTGCTTCCTGGATGCAGTGGAGAGGCTGGCGGTCACCTCGCTGCATGTGTTTAATGAGGAGAACTGGGTGTTACATCTGCCCCAAGAGATCAGCCGTGACACTGTTCAGGTTGGTATCATTGCTGCATGGCTAGTCTGTCCACTCCTCCTCCAGTTTAAAAGAGATGCAAAGGCCTTCTTCCTTCCCAAACTTCAGAATGTGGAAGTGCTGGAATATCAGTTGGACAAATACATCCAGACCACCCAGGAGATCTGTGACAAGTTAGACAAAAG CTCTTTCAGTGAGTTTTGCCAGAGGATGAATATGGAAACTGTGGTAGATCTTGATTTGTCTGAAGATGACATACAAAGGATGCTTCGTCACATCAATCAGCTTAATGAAATCAG GATGGACCAACACTTCCGGATGGTGTTCTTGTTTGAGGAGGAATCATGTGGTCACTTCATCAGTGAGTTTGATGAACGACAGCCCAGGATGCTGCAGTTTCTAAATGACCTGGAGGAGAGTGCTGTTAAGCTAGACAGGATGAATAAGGGGTCAAAGATCTCCAGTGTGGCAGGAAGCTCGGTGGGGGCGGTTGGAGGTATTTTAACCATCGTTGGGGCGGCATTAAGTCCTGTAACAGCTGGAGCGTCTCTCGCTCTGTCAGTGACTGGGGTGAGCCTGGGAGTTACTTGTGGAGTTGGTAGCATAGTCACCACAGTCACAGAGATTGGAGTCAACTGCACATATCAAAAGAAAGCCAGTGAAGACTTCAAGAGCTTCATGAAGGATGTGCAGAGTCTCCAGGATTGTCTGGGGGAGGTGTCCAGACAAACAGTCACCAACATGGAAGCAAGTCAGATATATATGGCTATTGGAGTAGGCAAG GTGCTTTGTAAAGTTGGTGTTGTTGGAAAAAACATAGATTCACTTGCTGATGCTGCCTCTGCTGTTAAGATGTTGAAAAGTGAAGAGCTGATTGCAGGTGCTGGTAAGGTGGTGGCCCAGGAAGGTAAAGCATTACGTAACATGCCCAGAGTGGCATCAGATATCCCAGATATTGGTCAGGCAGCAGTCAAAGGGCCCTTTGCTCTCACCAAGTCAGCCAGGGCTGGTTTCATTGCACTCAATGCTCTTTTCATTGGCATGGACATCTTCTTCATCTGTAAAGACAGCATCAGTCTGGCCAAAGGCAACGAGACCGAAGTCTCACAGTTCATCAGAGCCAGAGCTGCACTTTGGAGCTCAGAGATGGACTCATGGAAGAAAACTCGCGATTCGCTGTGTCAGGGTCTGCTGACATCAGAGAAAAAGCGAGCTATCCTGGAGACGCCATTTGAGCCAGAGATGGAGATcaagaaagataaagaaacagaaatggaATTTCCATCTGACGAAGTGGATgaaaaattgaaagaaaaacagtcttgtGTAATACAGTAG